One Deltaproteobacteria bacterium genomic region harbors:
- a CDS encoding S8 family serine peptidase: protein MSGITVITAALLLAPPVRSESDLKVESVPGEFVIQLKTSASFASFEKQIRGLGVEVAETLREDLILVRAAGESSQVGILSAKKFAAKLSSLAAVELAEPNYVYRAVKLPNDPDIQKLWGLKNSGAADSTGARGLAGIDVGAESAWDISTGSKSVIVAVIDTGIDFNHPDLAAQAWVNEKEKNGKTGVDDDGNGYVDDVNGFNFAGNKGDATDDNGHGSHCAGTIGAKGDDGKGLVGVNWDVSMMAVKFLDKSGSGTLANAVKSIDYARINGAHIMSNSWGGGGPSEVLKKAIVDANAAGILFVAAAGNETNDNDANPTFPAGYDVENVLSVAAIDNRGALASFSNWGQKTVHVAAPGVNIVSTVPGAKYDSYSGTSMATPHVAGIAALLLAYNGSATHLDLKRRIIESARPLYNLRARVSSGGVADAYYALSGQTPPQDPNDPSRLPNITPYSYSSDHPYKENTKATHRITIAGAKKLAVRFSRLETEPGYDTLSFFDGNGAFVGSLSGKQDPGITSPLIHGDTLVIKFSSDETVNGYGFDVESVLSE, encoded by the coding sequence ATGTCCGGCATCACAGTTATCACAGCAGCGTTACTTCTGGCTCCGCCGGTGAGGTCCGAATCCGATTTGAAAGTTGAAAGTGTACCTGGTGAATTCGTTATTCAATTGAAGACGTCGGCAAGCTTTGCCAGCTTTGAAAAACAAATCCGGGGATTGGGCGTCGAAGTTGCCGAGACCCTCCGAGAGGATTTGATTCTGGTCCGCGCAGCGGGGGAATCGTCCCAAGTCGGGATTCTTTCGGCCAAGAAATTTGCGGCCAAACTTTCCAGCCTGGCGGCGGTCGAACTCGCTGAACCTAATTACGTCTATCGAGCGGTGAAATTGCCAAATGATCCCGATATACAAAAACTGTGGGGCCTAAAAAATTCCGGGGCTGCTGATTCCACTGGGGCAAGAGGACTTGCCGGAATTGACGTTGGTGCGGAATCCGCGTGGGATATTTCGACAGGATCGAAATCCGTCATTGTCGCAGTGATTGATACGGGAATCGATTTCAACCACCCAGATTTGGCGGCACAGGCATGGGTGAACGAGAAAGAAAAAAATGGCAAGACCGGGGTCGATGACGATGGCAACGGCTATGTAGATGACGTGAATGGCTTCAACTTTGCCGGCAACAAGGGTGACGCTACTGATGACAATGGTCACGGATCACATTGCGCGGGAACAATTGGCGCAAAAGGTGACGACGGCAAAGGATTGGTCGGCGTCAACTGGGATGTTTCCATGATGGCGGTAAAATTTCTCGACAAATCGGGAAGTGGAACGCTGGCAAACGCAGTTAAATCGATCGACTATGCTCGAATCAACGGCGCACATATCATGAGTAACTCCTGGGGCGGTGGCGGTCCGTCCGAAGTTCTAAAGAAGGCGATTGTCGATGCTAACGCCGCTGGAATCTTGTTTGTTGCAGCAGCCGGCAATGAAACCAACGACAACGATGCGAATCCCACATTCCCAGCGGGCTACGATGTTGAAAACGTTCTATCGGTCGCCGCAATCGACAATCGCGGCGCGCTTGCGAGCTTTTCTAATTGGGGCCAGAAAACCGTTCATGTTGCCGCACCCGGTGTGAACATAGTTAGCACTGTGCCCGGCGCAAAGTACGATTCGTATTCAGGAACCTCGATGGCGACTCCGCACGTTGCGGGGATCGCGGCATTGCTTTTGGCATACAACGGTTCGGCGACGCATCTTGATTTGAAAAGAAGAATCATCGAGTCTGCGCGACCGCTGTATAATCTGAGGGCGCGCGTCAGCTCTGGGGGAGTTGCCGACGCCTACTATGCGCTTAGCGGGCAAACGCCTCCCCAAGATCCGAATGATCCGTCGCGACTTCCGAATATTACCCCGTACTCATATTCCTCTGATCACCCGTACAAAGAGAATACGAAGGCCACACATCGAATCACTATTGCCGGTGCGAAAAAACTTGCGGTTCGATTTTCACGGCTTGAAACGGAGCCCGGTTACGACACGCTTTCGTTCTTCGATGGAAATGGTGCTTTCGTTGGTTCTCTCAGCGGAAAGCAAGATCCCGGAATCACCTCGCCGTTGATTCACGGAGATACTTTGGTGATTAAGTTTTCGTCAGACGAAACTGTAAATGGCTATGGATTCGACGTGGAATCCGTTCTGTCTGAGTAA
- a CDS encoding succinate dehydrogenase/fumarate reductase iron-sulfur subunit yields the protein MGGTSTATLKLKLKVWRQKNPKSDGHFEDYDADGISTDASFLEMLDVVNNRLILDGKDPIAFDHDCREGICGSCAMTINGNPHGPQKGTTACQLHMRKFSDGDSITIEPFRAKAFPVIKDLSVDRSAFDRIIASGGFVGVNTGNAPDANAMPVPREKAELAFKAAACIGCGACVAACTNSSAMLFTSAKVAHLGYLPQGVPERERRVLNMMKTMEEAGFGNCSNTGACSLACPKEISFENIAKLNSEFLRASALERG from the coding sequence ATGGGTGGAACTAGCACTGCGACATTGAAGCTTAAGTTAAAAGTATGGCGTCAAAAGAACCCAAAGTCCGATGGACATTTTGAGGACTATGACGCTGACGGAATCTCGACGGATGCTTCGTTTCTTGAAATGTTGGACGTTGTTAACAACCGTCTCATCCTTGACGGAAAAGATCCGATTGCGTTCGATCACGACTGCCGCGAGGGAATTTGTGGTTCGTGCGCGATGACGATCAACGGTAATCCGCACGGTCCGCAAAAGGGAACAACGGCTTGTCAGCTTCATATGCGAAAATTCAGCGATGGCGATTCGATTACGATCGAACCATTCCGTGCAAAAGCGTTTCCGGTCATTAAGGATTTGTCGGTTGATCGGTCGGCTTTTGATCGCATCATTGCTTCTGGTGGGTTCGTTGGCGTGAACACGGGAAATGCGCCTGACGCGAATGCTATGCCGGTGCCCCGAGAAAAAGCGGAGCTCGCGTTTAAAGCCGCTGCCTGCATTGGTTGCGGCGCATGTGTTGCTGCGTGCACCAACTCGTCTGCGATGCTCTTCACATCTGCGAAAGTCGCGCACTTGGGCTATCTGCCACAGGGCGTGCCCGAGCGAGAGCGTCGAGTTCTTAATATGATGAAAACCATGGAAGAGGCGGGCTTTGGTAACTGCTCGAACACGGGCGCATGTTCACTTGCGTGCCCGAAAGAGATTAGCTTCGAAAACATTGCTAAACTCAATTCCGAATTCTTGCGCGCATCTGCACTCGAGCGTGGATGA
- a CDS encoding fumarate reductase/succinate dehydrogenase flavoprotein subunit has product MKLDSKIPGGTLEEKWSKHKFEMKLVNPANKRKHTVIVVGTGLAGASASATMAELGYKVKTFCIHESPRRAHSIAAQGGINAAKNYQNDGDSVYRLFYDTVKGGDFRAREANVYRLAQISPNIIDQCVSQGVPFAREYGGTLTNRSFGGAQVSRTFYARGQTGQQLLIGAYQSMMRQVGAGAVELHYRREMLDLVVIDGKARGIIVRNLVTGELESHSADAVILATGGYGNVFYFSTNAKQSNVTASWRAHRKGAAFGNPCFTQIHPTCIPYSGDHQSKLTLMSESLRNDGRCWVPKKKDDPRSPDKIPDDERDYYLERVYPSFGNLAPRDIASRQAKYRVDEGLGVGPSKVAVYLDFRDSIKRVGKKGIEEKYDNLFDMYAKITGEDPYKVPMRIYPAVHYTMGGLWVDYNLMSTIPGLHVLGEANFSDHGANRLGASALMQGLADGYFVIPYTIGHYIASNTLSKVDENHDAFKEAKAAAQDRITKLLSLRGSKTVDDMHRELGLIMWEKVGMARSKTGLEAAIKDIGALRERFWQDIRVSGDANNMNPELEKASRVADFLELGELMARDALARDESCGGHFREEFQTPDNEALRDDANFCHVAAWEYKGDHTTTGKKDWARHIEPLNFERVQLATRSYK; this is encoded by the coding sequence CTTGTGAATCCGGCCAACAAACGAAAGCACACCGTCATCGTTGTCGGCACAGGCCTTGCGGGGGCATCGGCCTCTGCAACCATGGCCGAACTTGGCTATAAGGTAAAAACTTTTTGCATACACGAATCTCCTCGGCGCGCGCATTCGATCGCGGCCCAAGGCGGTATCAACGCCGCCAAGAATTATCAAAACGACGGAGACTCGGTTTACCGACTTTTCTACGATACGGTGAAGGGTGGCGATTTCCGTGCGCGTGAAGCCAACGTCTATCGCTTGGCTCAGATTTCACCGAATATCATCGACCAATGTGTATCTCAGGGCGTTCCGTTTGCTCGCGAATACGGCGGCACTCTGACAAATCGATCGTTTGGCGGTGCACAAGTTTCGAGAACGTTCTATGCTCGTGGGCAAACAGGCCAACAGCTTTTAATTGGCGCTTATCAATCAATGATGCGACAAGTGGGGGCCGGCGCGGTCGAGCTCCATTACCGACGTGAAATGTTGGATCTTGTTGTGATCGACGGAAAAGCGCGTGGAATTATTGTTCGCAACTTGGTCACTGGAGAACTGGAATCGCACTCGGCGGACGCGGTTATCTTGGCGACCGGCGGTTACGGAAACGTTTTCTATTTTTCGACCAATGCAAAGCAATCCAATGTTACTGCTTCTTGGCGTGCACACCGTAAGGGTGCAGCGTTCGGCAACCCATGCTTCACGCAAATTCATCCGACCTGTATTCCCTATTCGGGCGATCATCAGTCAAAGCTGACGCTGATGTCCGAGTCGCTCCGCAACGACGGCCGTTGTTGGGTGCCAAAGAAAAAAGATGATCCACGCTCTCCTGACAAGATCCCCGATGACGAGCGCGATTATTATCTCGAGCGCGTGTATCCAAGTTTTGGAAATCTCGCTCCTCGGGACATCGCCTCGCGCCAAGCAAAATACCGCGTCGATGAGGGGCTTGGTGTCGGTCCGTCGAAAGTCGCGGTGTACCTGGATTTTCGAGACTCGATTAAGCGCGTAGGCAAAAAGGGAATCGAAGAAAAGTACGACAACCTTTTCGACATGTACGCGAAGATCACCGGTGAAGATCCGTACAAAGTGCCGATGCGAATCTACCCAGCGGTCCACTACACAATGGGCGGCCTATGGGTGGATTACAATTTGATGTCGACGATCCCAGGCCTTCACGTTCTTGGCGAAGCGAATTTCTCGGATCACGGAGCAAATCGACTAGGTGCCTCGGCTCTGATGCAGGGACTTGCCGACGGCTATTTTGTAATTCCATACACAATTGGTCATTACATCGCCAGTAATACGCTTTCAAAAGTCGATGAAAATCACGACGCGTTTAAAGAAGCAAAGGCGGCCGCTCAGGACCGCATCACGAAGCTTCTGTCGCTGAGGGGCTCAAAGACCGTTGATGACATGCATCGCGAACTTGGTCTCATCATGTGGGAAAAAGTCGGAATGGCTCGCAGCAAAACGGGCCTCGAGGCAGCGATCAAAGACATCGGCGCTTTGCGCGAACGCTTCTGGCAAGACATTCGAGTTTCTGGGGACGCAAACAACATGAACCCCGAGCTTGAAAAAGCATCCCGGGTTGCCGACTTTCTCGAACTTGGCGAACTGATGGCGCGTGATGCATTGGCGCGGGACGAATCTTGCGGCGGACATTTCCGCGAAGAATTCCAAACGCCTGACAATGAAGCGCTTCGGGACGATGCAAACTTCTGTCATGTCGCTGCTTGGGAATACAAAGGTGATCACACGACAACGGGCAAAAAAGATTGGGCACGTCACATCGAGCCGCTCAATTTCGAACGAGTACAATTAGCTACTAGAAGCTACAAGTGA